One Streptomyces sp. NBC_00223 genomic window carries:
- a CDS encoding type II toxin-antitoxin system PemK/MazF family toxin, giving the protein MTTFTDDHAEFPGAAGPYATTEADPNAVGRVRTEYSPVHDGDPDPGEIVWTWVPFEERDGRGKDRPVLVVARESGGTLLAVQLSSKRHDQDREWVGIGAGPWDREGRDSWVSLDRVLRLHDQGMRREACALDRARFDLVVDRLKELYGWS; this is encoded by the coding sequence ATGACCACCTTCACTGACGATCACGCCGAATTCCCGGGCGCCGCCGGCCCGTACGCCACCACCGAGGCCGACCCGAACGCCGTGGGCCGGGTCCGCACCGAATACTCCCCGGTCCACGACGGCGACCCCGACCCGGGCGAGATCGTCTGGACCTGGGTCCCGTTCGAGGAGCGGGACGGGCGCGGCAAGGACCGCCCGGTGCTCGTCGTCGCCCGGGAGAGCGGCGGCACGCTGCTGGCCGTGCAGCTCTCCAGCAAGCGGCACGACCAGGACCGCGAGTGGGTCGGGATCGGCGCGGGCCCCTGGGACCGCGAGGGCCGCGACTCCTGGGTCTCCCTCGACCGGGTGCTGCGCCTGCACGACCAGGGCATGCGCCGCGAGGCCTGCGCCCTGGACCGCGCCCGCTTCGACCTCGTGGTGGACCGCCTCAAGGAGTTGTACGGCTGGTCGTGA
- a CDS encoding aldo/keto reductase, giving the protein MEQRPLGKTGRNVSVVGLGTWQLGSDWGDVREEDAIAVLDAAVDAGVTFFDTADVYGDGRSEQLIGRYLRDRPAADIFVATKMGRRADQLPENYSLDNFRAWNDRSRANLGVDTLDLVQLHCPPTPVYSTDAVFDALDTLVAEKRIAAYAVSVETCAEALAAIARPGVASVQIILNPFRLKPLEDVLPAAAEAGVGIIARVPLASGLLSGKYTRETVFAANDHRTYNRHGEAFDQGETFSGVEYDTGLEAAAEFAELAPEGATSAQTALRWIIQQPGVTSVIPGARSVEQARANASAAALPPLPDTTLAAVRDLYDRRIRAQVHARW; this is encoded by the coding sequence ACCGGCCGGAACGTCTCCGTCGTCGGACTGGGGACATGGCAACTGGGCTCCGACTGGGGTGACGTCCGCGAGGAGGACGCCATCGCCGTACTGGACGCCGCCGTCGACGCCGGCGTCACCTTCTTCGACACCGCCGACGTCTACGGCGACGGCCGCAGCGAGCAGCTGATCGGCCGCTACCTCCGCGACCGCCCCGCCGCGGACATCTTCGTCGCCACCAAGATGGGCCGCCGCGCCGACCAGCTCCCGGAGAACTACTCCCTCGACAACTTCCGTGCCTGGAACGACCGTTCCCGCGCCAACCTCGGCGTCGACACGCTCGACCTCGTACAGCTGCACTGCCCGCCGACCCCCGTCTACTCGACCGACGCCGTCTTCGACGCGCTGGACACCCTCGTCGCGGAGAAGCGGATCGCCGCCTACGCGGTCAGTGTCGAGACCTGCGCCGAAGCCCTCGCCGCCATCGCCCGCCCGGGCGTCGCCAGCGTGCAGATCATCCTCAACCCGTTCCGGCTCAAGCCGCTTGAGGACGTCCTGCCCGCCGCCGCGGAGGCGGGCGTCGGCATCATCGCCCGCGTCCCCCTCGCGTCCGGCCTGCTCAGCGGCAAGTACACGCGCGAGACCGTCTTCGCCGCGAACGACCACCGGACGTACAACCGGCACGGCGAGGCGTTCGACCAGGGCGAGACCTTCTCCGGCGTCGAGTACGACACGGGCCTGGAGGCGGCCGCCGAGTTCGCCGAACTCGCCCCGGAGGGTGCGACGTCCGCGCAGACCGCGCTGCGCTGGATCATCCAGCAGCCCGGCGTCACCTCGGTCATCCCGGGCGCCCGCTCGGTGGAGCAGGCCCGCGCCAACGCGAGCGCCGCCGCGCTGCCGCCGCTGCCGGACACGACGCTGGCCGCCGTACGCGACCTGTACGACCGCCGTATCCGCGCCCAGGTGCACGCCCGCTGGTGA
- a CDS encoding ArsB/NhaD family transporter, which translates to MSGWQAWAALAVFAGAYVLIVTEWVHRVAAALGGAAAMLALRATDADAAFFSTRAGIDWNVVFLLLGMMMIVGVLRRTGLFEFLAIWAVRRARARPFRVMVMLVVITAAASALLDNVTTVLLVAPVTLLVCEQLALPVAPFLISEVLASNIGGIATLVGDPPNIIVGTRAGLTFNDFLVHLAPLAALLTAVLVVMCRVMFAKSFVYDEKRAAAVLALDPRAAIRDRRLLAQGLTVLAAVVAGFVAHPLLHYEPSVVALLGAGVLIAVTPVRTEEVLAEVEWPTLAFFAGLFVMVGGLIETGVVGAVSRALADATGGDALSASALLLGGSAALSAIVDNIPYVATMAPVTADLVHTVGPGHGHVLWWALTAGADLGGNATAIGASANVVVLGIAERNRTPISFWTFTRYGAPVAAVTVAVSGLYVWVRYFALG; encoded by the coding sequence GTGAGCGGCTGGCAGGCGTGGGCGGCCCTCGCGGTCTTCGCCGGCGCGTACGTCCTGATCGTCACCGAGTGGGTGCACCGGGTGGCCGCCGCGCTCGGCGGCGCGGCCGCGATGCTGGCGCTGCGGGCCACCGACGCCGACGCGGCCTTCTTCTCCACCCGCGCGGGCATCGACTGGAACGTCGTCTTCCTGCTGCTCGGCATGATGATGATCGTCGGAGTGCTGCGCCGGACCGGCCTCTTCGAGTTCCTGGCGATCTGGGCGGTCCGCCGGGCCAGAGCGCGGCCGTTCCGGGTCATGGTCATGCTCGTGGTGATCACCGCGGCCGCCTCCGCGCTGCTGGACAACGTCACCACGGTCCTGCTGGTCGCGCCCGTCACCCTGCTGGTGTGCGAGCAACTGGCCCTGCCCGTGGCGCCGTTCCTGATCTCCGAGGTGCTGGCGTCCAACATCGGCGGCATCGCCACCCTCGTCGGCGACCCGCCGAACATCATCGTCGGCACCCGCGCGGGCCTGACCTTCAACGACTTCCTGGTCCATCTCGCCCCGCTGGCCGCGCTGTTGACCGCCGTCCTGGTCGTGATGTGCCGGGTGATGTTCGCCAAGTCCTTTGTGTACGACGAGAAGCGCGCCGCCGCGGTGCTGGCGCTCGACCCGCGCGCCGCGATCCGCGATCGGCGGCTGCTCGCCCAGGGCCTGACCGTACTCGCCGCCGTCGTGGCCGGGTTCGTGGCGCACCCCTTGCTCCACTACGAGCCCAGCGTCGTCGCGCTGCTGGGCGCCGGGGTGCTGATCGCGGTCACCCCGGTCCGTACGGAGGAGGTGCTGGCCGAGGTGGAGTGGCCGACGCTGGCCTTCTTCGCGGGGCTGTTCGTGATGGTCGGCGGGCTGATCGAGACCGGGGTGGTCGGCGCGGTGTCGCGCGCGCTGGCCGACGCCACCGGGGGTGACGCGCTGAGCGCCTCGGCACTGCTGCTCGGCGGTTCGGCGGCGCTGTCGGCGATCGTGGACAACATCCCTTACGTGGCCACGATGGCGCCGGTCACCGCGGACCTGGTCCACACGGTCGGGCCAGGACACGGCCATGTTCTGTGGTGGGCGCTGACGGCCGGCGCCGACCTCGGCGGCAACGCGACGGCGATCGGCGCGTCGGCGAACGTCGTGGTGCTCGGCATCGCGGAACGCAACCGGACGCCGATCTCCTTCTGGACGTTCACGCGGTACGGCGCTCCGGTCGCGGCGGTGACGGTCGCGGTGAGCGGACTGTACGTGTGGGTGCGCTACTTCGCCCTGGGGTGA